From the genome of Candidatus Electrothrix communis, one region includes:
- a CDS encoding thioredoxin family protein — MDAATQRFIRIGTASIGLIGLDIALNTIARQEMSETEAVDFLFTEVSRQNYIPPGNQEKYKQALLAAFRKHCNIATEEEGLVIRIFGTGCVSCNSLQTLVIETLDRLKLAADIEQIHDPDEIGRAGVTMTPALMINGTIKSTGLIPTPVQVEQWVQEANHE, encoded by the coding sequence ATGGACGCAGCAACCCAACGCTTCATACGCATCGGCACAGCCAGCATCGGCCTCATCGGCCTGGATATCGCCCTGAACACCATCGCCCGCCAAGAGATGAGCGAAACCGAGGCTGTCGATTTCCTCTTCACCGAGGTCAGCCGACAAAACTATATCCCTCCGGGCAATCAGGAAAAATACAAGCAAGCCCTCTTAGCCGCCTTTCGCAAGCATTGTAATATCGCAACAGAGGAGGAAGGTCTTGTCATTCGTATCTTCGGCACCGGCTGCGTCAGCTGCAACAGCCTCCAGACCCTGGTTATCGAGACCCTTGATCGCCTGAAGCTGGCCGCTGATATTGAACAGATTCACGATCCCGATGAGATCGGTCGGGCCGGTGTCACCATGACGCCTGCCTTGATGATCAACGGAACCATAAAAAGCACCGGCCTCATACCTACCCCGGTACAGGTCGAACAATGGGTACAGGAAGCAAACCATGAATAA
- a CDS encoding chorismate mutase, with protein sequence MKKLETLRHSLDNLDSALISILSERFKLTYEVGVFKAENNLPSVDEERERKQFERIKQLAGNHGLEPEIAVKVLRLIIDEVVEKHKKIQEKNEIALSTGVTIDGNNRQ encoded by the coding sequence ATGAAGAAATTAGAAACTCTTAGACATTCACTGGATAATCTCGACAGTGCCTTGATCTCCATTCTCTCAGAGAGGTTTAAACTCACTTATGAGGTAGGTGTTTTTAAAGCCGAAAACAACCTTCCTTCCGTTGATGAAGAAAGGGAAAGGAAACAATTTGAAAGGATTAAACAATTGGCAGGCAACCATGGGTTGGAGCCAGAGATTGCTGTTAAGGTCCTGCGTCTTATTATTGACGAAGTGGTAGAAAAACATAAAAAAATTCAGGAAAAAAACGAAATAGCCCTCAGCACCGGGGTGACTATCGACGGTAACAACAGACAATAA
- a CDS encoding SLC13 family permease — MEHAVAHASHGTTIFFTGVLILLIASLALEEKIHAKKSLIVGLFAAALLLLDGALGLLPFGPITLPNGHTLDMPVYIEAIDWGVIAIIIGSSIFVDVTSRSGLFTWIAIKLTKLSCGDPLKLLWYYGLMTVVFSAVLNNVTAMIIVGSLSAVSLKRLQREEQLLGFLLIEGLLTNIGGLLTLISSVPNIIIGTTAGISFVTFFLKASPYVVVATGATIWLGARLFKINKLSDTEEIAAAKQHVTGFDENDGIESRGFFWFGAVMLGAFILVIATTSVLPVVSSLGMGYVALTFALIMLIRYKHEVEQFYKAVDWDLIGFFMALFVVIHMLEYAGVLDLIGQGITWIIGEDENRFGLGALLVSSAAFSSVTDNIPLAAMLGKILAAQGTAGDSSLWWSVIFGANLGGNLTPIGSASTLVAVTIIHKHKLKLSFGGFVIKALPFATMHIVLATIYVLVFL, encoded by the coding sequence ATGGAACATGCCGTTGCCCATGCCTCGCATGGCACCACCATTTTTTTTACCGGTGTTCTTATCCTGCTGATTGCCTCTTTGGCCCTGGAAGAAAAGATACACGCAAAGAAATCCCTGATTGTCGGCTTGTTTGCCGCTGCGCTCTTGCTCCTGGACGGGGCACTGGGTCTGCTCCCCTTTGGCCCGATTACCCTGCCGAATGGTCATACGCTTGATATGCCGGTGTATATTGAAGCCATCGACTGGGGGGTGATCGCCATCATTATCGGCTCAAGTATTTTTGTCGATGTGACCTCCCGCTCCGGTCTGTTTACCTGGATCGCCATTAAACTGACCAAGCTGTCCTGCGGTGATCCGCTGAAGCTGCTGTGGTACTACGGTCTCATGACGGTGGTGTTTTCTGCCGTGCTGAACAACGTGACCGCCATGATTATTGTCGGTTCCTTATCCGCAGTATCTTTGAAAAGATTGCAGCGGGAAGAGCAGTTGCTCGGCTTTTTACTGATTGAAGGCTTACTCACCAATATCGGCGGCTTGCTGACTCTGATCAGTTCTGTGCCCAATATTATTATCGGGACCACCGCCGGTATCAGCTTTGTTACCTTCTTCCTTAAGGCCAGTCCTTACGTGGTGGTGGCTACCGGTGCGACCATCTGGTTGGGTGCCCGTCTCTTTAAAATCAACAAATTGAGCGATACCGAGGAGATAGCCGCAGCCAAACAGCATGTTACTGGCTTTGATGAAAACGACGGTATTGAGAGCCGGGGATTCTTCTGGTTCGGTGCTGTTATGCTGGGCGCCTTTATTTTGGTAATCGCCACTACCTCGGTTCTGCCGGTGGTCAGCAGCTTGGGTATGGGCTACGTGGCCCTGACCTTTGCCCTTATTATGCTGATTCGTTACAAGCATGAAGTGGAGCAATTCTATAAGGCCGTTGACTGGGATCTGATCGGCTTCTTCATGGCCTTGTTTGTTGTTATTCATATGCTAGAATACGCGGGAGTGCTGGACCTGATAGGACAGGGGATTACTTGGATCATCGGTGAAGATGAAAATCGTTTTGGGCTCGGTGCTCTGCTTGTTTCTTCTGCCGCCTTCAGCAGTGTCACGGATAATATCCCTTTGGCTGCCATGCTCGGCAAGATCCTCGCGGCTCAGGGAACCGCAGGTGACTCATCGCTCTGGTGGTCGGTGATCTTCGGTGCCAACCTCGGCGGCAACCTTACGCCCATCGGCAGTGCCTCGACACTGGTTGCTGTCACCATTATTCATAAACACAAGCTCAAGCTGTCCTTTGGCGGTTTTGTTATCAAAGCCTTACCCTTTGCGACAATGCATATCGTCCTTGCCACGATATATGTGCTGGTGTTCCTCTGA